A section of the Humulus lupulus chromosome 2, drHumLupu1.1, whole genome shotgun sequence genome encodes:
- the LOC133818962 gene encoding uncharacterized protein LOC133818962 has protein sequence MELLLLLITMIIITPRTSGLIGVVNMREKLMNKNMTELQPEFLTKFYTQTLDHFNYKPESYATFQQRYIVNFKYWGGTNTSSPIFVYTGDEEPIINPVLGIGFMVDLASRFNGLLLYIEHRYYGESIPFGSLEEAYSNSSTLGYFSSAQALADYAELIIDLKKNLSAQNCPVIALGGSYGGMLASWFRLKYPHITIGALASSAPILYFDDITPQNTYQKIVTRDFRETSESCYFTIRQSWSEIDRVAAQVEGLQKLNDIFYSCRPFNSSQQLKDYLGLLYESAAQYDNPPSDPIGDVCRLIDEAPMGTGVLGRIAAVANAGVILPCHVAFQFLYNQQYNGWAWQTCSEMVMPVGSGANETMFEYSPFDLNNFTKNCQELFGVTPRPHWITTQFGGHMKWLIAQRDKEIRIIGFWIAEYKARLTSTTTSEP, from the exons ATGGAATTGCTTCTTTTACTCATCACAATGATCATAATCACTCCAAGAACATCAGGACTAATTGGAGTGGTTAATATGAGGGAGAAATTGATGAACAAGAACATGACAGAACTCCAACCAGAATTTTTGACCAAGTTTTACACACAAACACTTGATCACTTCAACTACAAGCCTGAGAGTTATGCCACATTTCAACAAAGATACATAGTGAATTTCAAGTACTGGGGTGGTACCAATACCAGTTCCCCCATTTTTGTCTACACTGGAGACGAAGAACCTATAATAAACCCGGTACTTGGCATTGGATTCATGGTTGATCTTGCTTCTCGTTTCAATGGCCTATTGCTGTACATTGAG CATCGTTACTATGGCGAATCGATTCCATTTGGATCCCTAGAGGAAGCTTACAGCAACTCTAGTACACTGGGATATTTCAGCTCAGCACAGGCTTTGGCAGATTATGCAGAGTTGATTATTGATCTCAAGAAGAATCTCTCTGCTCAAAATTGCCCTGTAATTGCTCTTGGTGGATCTTACGGTGGAA TGCTTGCATCATGGTTTCGTCTGAAATATCCACACATTACCATTGGAGCTCTGGCATCATCTGCTCCAATTCTCTACTTTGATGACATCACTCCACAAAACACCTACCAAAAAATTGTCACCAGGGATTTCAGA GAAACAAGTGAGAGTTGTTATTTCACCATAAGACAATCTTGGTCTGAAATTGACAGAGTTGCAGCTCAAGTAGAAGGACTTCAGAAGCTTAATGATATCTTCTACAGTTGCAG GCCTTTCAATTCATCACAGCAACTGAAGGACTACTTAGGACTGTTGTATGAAAGTGCAGCTCAGTATGACAATCCGCCGAGCGATCCCATCGGCGATGTATGCCGCCTCATCGATGAAGCACCTATGGGAACTGGTGTTCTTGGTAGGATTGCAGCAGTTGCCAATGCTGGTGTTATACTACCATGCCATGTTGCATTTCAATTCTTATACAATCAACAATATAATGGTTGGGCATGGCAG ACATGTAGTGAGATGGTAATGCCAGTCGGTAGTGGAGCCAATGAGACAATGTTCGAGTATTCACCTTTCGATTTGAACAACTTCACCAAGAATTGCCAAGAACTTTTTGGTGTCACCCCAAGACCTCATTGGATCACTACTCAATTTGGAGGCCAT ATGAAG TGGTTGATTGCACAGAGAGATAAAGAGATCAGAATCATTGGCTTTTGGATTGCCGAATACAAGGCTAGACTAACATCAACAACAACATCAGAACCATAG
- the LOC133816880 gene encoding jasmonate-induced oxygenase 2-like — MGEAIIDPGYIQEEEHRPKLVTPHEYLNDEEIPVIDLSIDEDIVARIGGAAEKWGFFQVINHGVSNELIAKIEELAFQFFNLPEEEKKKVKRDEVNPAGFHDYPHTKNVRDWKQVFNFFLQEETLWPTSYEDGNNEVMVLTNQWPDYPPQLRQVCQEYGREMNKLAFRLLGLIAKSLGLGEKRFDELFKEQMSLVRFNYYPPCPVPDLALGVGRHKDSVAITILGQDSVGGLQVRRKSDQEWIPVKPIPYAFIINIGDLIQVWSNGKIESVEHRAVVNTEKARFSLPFFFAPGQDLMVKPLEELLNGEPPKYKTYNWGKFFANRNHGDFKKRDIENIQITHFTLQDK, encoded by the exons ATGGGAGAAGCAATAATCGATCCCGGTTACATCCAAGAGGAAGAGCACAGACCAAAGCTGGTGACTCCTCACGAGTACCTCAACGACGAAGAAATCCCCGTCATTGACCTCTCCATCGACGAGGACATTGTGGCCCGAATTGGAGGGGCCGCGGAAAAATGGGGATTTTTCCAGGTCATAAATCATGGAGTGTCGAATGAACTGATCGCGAAGATTGAAGAATTGGCCTTCCAATTCTTCAATCTTCcggaggaggagaagaagaaagtgaAGCGAGACGAGGTCAACCCCGCCGGGTTCCATGACTATCCTCATACTAAGAATGTGAGGGACTGGAAACAAGTGTTCAACTTCTTTTTGCAAGAGGAGACTTTGTGGCCAACTTCATACGAGGATGGTAATAACGAGGTCATGGTTCTCACCAACCAGTGGCCTGATTACCCTCCTCAActtag ACAAGTGTGCCAAGAGTATGGTCGAGAAATGAACAAGCTGGCTTTCAGATTGTTGGGACTTATTGCAAAAAGTTTAGGGTTGGGTGAGAAGAGATTTGATGAGTTGTTTAAAGAGCAGATGAGCCTGGTGAGATTCAATTACTACCCTCCATGTCCTGTCCCTGACTTGGCCTTGGGAGTTGGTCGCCATAAGGACTCTGTTGCCATAACCATTCTTGGCCAGGATTCTGTGGGAGGACTCCAAGTTAGGAGAAAGTCCGACCAGGAGTGGATCCCTGTTAAACCCATTCCTTATGCCTTCATTATCAATATTGGTGATCTTAttcag GTTTGGAGCAACGGCAAGATCGAGAGCGTGGAGCACAGGGCAGTAGTGAACACGGAGAAGGCGAGGTTTTCGCTTCCATTCTTCTTCGCCCCGGGACAAGACCTAATGGTGAAGCCCTTGGAAGAATTACTGAATGGGGAGCCCCCAAAATACAAGACCTATAACTGGGGCAAATTTTTTGCTAATAGAAACCATGGCGACTTTAAGAAAAGGGATATCGAGAACATCCAAATTACTCATTTTACCCTACAAGATAAATAA